A single window of Streptomyces griseoviridis DNA harbors:
- a CDS encoding NUDIX domain-containing protein, whose translation MSETQHPTPNSAPGSHCSSCGARYGEGVSGWPRTCPACQTVAYRNPLPVAIALQPVYDTEGTALVVITRTVAPALGGIALPGGFVDDREDWRHTVVRELAEETGIDAAVRDVRLVDAMSAPDGHLLLFGLLPERSVDTLPESVATDETEGWHLLRRPEELGFPLHTIAAHAWFEGRY comes from the coding sequence GTGTCCGAAACTCAGCACCCCACCCCCAACTCCGCGCCCGGCTCCCACTGTTCGAGCTGCGGAGCGCGCTACGGAGAGGGCGTCTCCGGCTGGCCCCGCACCTGCCCGGCCTGCCAGACCGTGGCCTACCGCAACCCGCTCCCGGTCGCGATCGCGCTCCAACCCGTGTACGACACCGAGGGCACCGCCCTGGTCGTCATCACCCGGACCGTCGCCCCCGCGCTCGGCGGCATCGCCCTGCCCGGCGGCTTCGTCGACGACCGCGAGGACTGGCGCCACACCGTCGTCCGCGAACTCGCCGAGGAGACCGGCATCGACGCGGCCGTCCGCGACGTACGACTCGTCGACGCCATGAGCGCGCCCGACGGACACCTCCTGCTCTTCGGCCTCCTCCCCGAACGGTCCGTCGACACCCTCCCCGAATCCGTCGCCACCGACGAGACCGAGGGCTGGCACCTGCTGCGCCGACCCGAGGAGCTGGGCTTCCCGCTCCACACCATCGCCGCACACGCCTGGTTCGAGGGCCGCTACTGA
- a CDS encoding lipid-transfer protein, producing MTDGVAVLGAGMHPWGKWGRGFTEYGAVAARAALADAGLTWGEVGSIVGAVTVRGGYPGYVAGASFAKALGWQGARVASVYAACASGAQAVDTARAQILAGLADVVLVVGGDAAPKGFFRPVGGDRPDDPDWLRFRVLGATNPTYFGLYARRRMAVHGDTAEDFALVKVKNSAAGALNPNARYRRRVGAEEVAASAMVADPLRLLDICATSDGGAALVLSSMEFARRHGVADPVRIRAVSTVTPRYPSTVLDLPDIATDSTVAAEPPDGSFRASIARAAYEEAGVGPEDLSLAEVYDLSTALELQWYEDLGLCAEGEGAKLLREGATALGGRIPVNASGGLASFGEAVPAQAIAQVCELTWQLRGQAGGRQVEGARVGITANQGLFGHGSSVIAVR from the coding sequence GTGACGGACGGGGTGGCGGTGCTCGGCGCGGGCATGCATCCGTGGGGCAAGTGGGGGCGCGGCTTCACCGAGTACGGCGCGGTGGCGGCCCGCGCGGCGCTCGCGGACGCCGGCCTCACCTGGGGCGAGGTCGGTTCGATCGTCGGCGCGGTCACCGTGCGTGGCGGGTATCCGGGGTATGTGGCGGGGGCGTCGTTCGCGAAGGCGCTCGGCTGGCAGGGGGCCCGGGTGGCGAGCGTGTACGCGGCGTGCGCGTCGGGGGCACAGGCCGTCGACACCGCGCGGGCGCAGATCCTCGCGGGGCTCGCCGACGTGGTGCTGGTGGTGGGGGGCGACGCCGCGCCCAAGGGATTCTTCCGGCCCGTGGGCGGGGACCGGCCCGACGATCCCGACTGGCTGCGTTTCCGGGTGCTCGGCGCCACCAACCCGACGTACTTCGGGCTGTACGCGCGGCGGCGGATGGCCGTGCACGGGGACACGGCCGAGGACTTCGCGCTGGTCAAGGTGAAGAACTCGGCGGCGGGCGCGCTCAATCCGAACGCGCGCTACCGCCGCAGGGTCGGCGCCGAGGAGGTCGCGGCCTCCGCGATGGTCGCCGACCCGCTGCGGCTCCTCGACATCTGCGCGACGTCGGACGGCGGGGCGGCGCTGGTGCTGTCCAGCATGGAGTTCGCCCGCCGGCACGGCGTGGCCGACCCGGTCCGCATCCGCGCGGTGTCGACGGTGACACCGCGCTACCCGAGCACGGTCCTCGACCTGCCGGACATCGCGACGGACTCCACGGTGGCGGCCGAGCCCCCGGACGGCTCGTTCCGGGCGTCCATCGCGCGGGCCGCCTACGAGGAGGCGGGCGTCGGCCCCGAGGACCTCTCCCTCGCCGAGGTCTACGACCTGTCCACCGCCCTGGAGTTGCAGTGGTACGAGGACCTCGGGCTGTGCGCGGAGGGCGAGGGCGCGAAGCTGCTGCGGGAGGGCGCGACGGCGCTCGGCGGGCGGATCCCGGTGAATGCGAGCGGTGGGCTGGCCTCCTTCGGGGAGGCCGTGCCGGCGCAGGCGATCGCGCAGGTGTGCGAGCTGACCTGGCAGTTGCGGGGGCAGGCTGGCGGGCGTCAGGTCGAGGGGGCGCGGGTGGGCATCACCGCCAACCAGGGCCTGTTCGGGCACGGGTCGTCGGTGATAGCCGTCCGGTAA
- a CDS encoding GTP-binding protein: MIFGRSERGKPPVEPVTLKILVAGGFGVGKTTLVGAVSEIRPLRTEELLTEAGRPVDDTSGVEGKRTTTVAMDFGRITLREDLVLYLFGTPGQQRFWFMWDELSEGALGAVVLADTRRLEDCFAAIDYFERRSIPFLVGVNCFDGGARYPEDEVRRALDLDGDVPVLLCDARDRASVKEILIGVVQHAMAYAERRHSPVTT, translated from the coding sequence ATGATCTTCGGGCGATCTGAGCGAGGAAAGCCCCCGGTCGAGCCCGTCACGCTCAAGATCCTGGTGGCCGGAGGCTTCGGCGTGGGCAAGACCACGCTGGTCGGCGCGGTCAGCGAGATCAGACCGCTGCGCACCGAGGAACTGCTCACCGAGGCCGGCCGTCCCGTCGACGACACCAGTGGCGTCGAGGGCAAGCGCACCACCACCGTGGCCATGGACTTCGGCCGCATCACCCTCCGCGAGGACCTGGTGCTCTACCTGTTCGGCACGCCCGGACAGCAGCGCTTCTGGTTCATGTGGGACGAGCTGTCCGAGGGCGCCCTGGGCGCCGTCGTCCTCGCCGACACCCGCCGCCTGGAGGACTGCTTCGCCGCCATCGACTACTTCGAACGGCGCTCCATCCCGTTCCTCGTCGGCGTCAACTGCTTCGACGGCGGCGCCCGTTACCCCGAGGACGAGGTCCGCCGCGCCCTCGACCTCGACGGCGACGTCCCGGTCCTGCTGTGCGACGCGCGGGACCGCGCCTCCGTCAAGGAGATCCTCATCGGGGTCGTCCAGCACGCGATGGCGTACGCGGAGCGCCGCCACAGCCCCGTCACGACCTGA
- a CDS encoding glycoside hydrolase family 31 protein, whose translation MDGRDLVRSVKSVGSSGAAQRLRTVAAAWRRRRADAGALPARGAERARVPGPVREVEPGPGGGVVRFARSELRVLVTAGGAVFWGWDGAGPEPSYALAGHCPEPDPRAVLEPDKDGGWRVVAERMTVVVSRHGAVEVRTPGGVTLRRDLPPRWWEPVGGGAGRWMQRSEVAADARFFGLGGRASGPRLRDGTYRLWNSDPGRPLGAGLDPLFLTMPTQLVVADAATHLVFHDCSWDGTVTLREGGEGAGSGHDRPGACELRMDGGPLRCWVIVGTPARVLLGWAALTGAPALPPAWALGHQHAVRGAGSEQEVRRVVSGFQEHGLPLDAVHLDGGFLDGGRAFGVDLERFPKLAVLAEEVRRDGVRLVSAVEPAVAAEPGDAVFDGGTALEAFVRDSSGRLVRGVARPGESVFPDFTHARVRAWWGGLYAERLGQGFAGFWHAMDEPTTFAAFGETTLPRSAAHSLEGRGGDHREAHNVYGLCMARAAWEGLRELAPEERPFVLSRSGWAGSQRYGGAWCGDVAAGWPGLRAVLSMVMGLGLSGIPYAGTDVGGAGGQVSPELLVRWLQLGAYLPLFRTHTGARVGRRELWESGDEVLEHARVALVERRRLSPYFMTVAQLARRTGAPWVRPLWWGAPEDRALRECEDAFLLGDCLLVAPVLEPGADRRAVRLPRGRWYDTVTERVYEGPGQVLVEAPLSRVPVFARAGAVVPVRGDDGGVELEVWAPAPGRSGGGLLVTDTGDGGDEPEPERYAVRWTGRRLVVERECEGGFEEPARPVRVRGLGGGPAQ comes from the coding sequence ATGGACGGTCGTGACCTGGTGCGTTCGGTGAAGTCGGTCGGTTCCTCGGGGGCGGCCCAGCGGTTGCGTACCGTCGCGGCGGCGTGGCGCAGGAGGCGGGCCGACGCGGGGGCGCTGCCCGCGCGGGGTGCCGAGCGGGCCCGGGTGCCGGGTCCGGTGCGGGAGGTCGAGCCGGGTCCTGGCGGGGGTGTGGTGCGGTTCGCCCGGTCCGAGCTGCGGGTGCTTGTGACGGCCGGCGGGGCGGTGTTCTGGGGGTGGGACGGGGCGGGTCCCGAGCCGTCGTACGCGCTCGCGGGGCATTGTCCCGAGCCGGATCCGCGGGCGGTGCTTGAGCCGGACAAGGACGGCGGCTGGCGGGTGGTGGCCGAGCGGATGACGGTGGTCGTGTCGCGGCACGGGGCGGTCGAGGTGCGTACGCCCGGTGGTGTGACGCTGCGCCGTGATCTGCCGCCGCGCTGGTGGGAGCCGGTCGGTGGGGGTGCGGGGCGGTGGATGCAGCGGTCCGAGGTGGCCGCGGACGCGCGGTTCTTCGGGCTCGGTGGGCGGGCGTCGGGGCCGCGGCTGCGGGACGGGACGTACCGGCTGTGGAACAGCGATCCCGGCCGGCCGCTGGGTGCCGGGCTGGATCCGCTGTTCCTGACCATGCCGACGCAGTTGGTGGTGGCGGACGCGGCGACGCATCTGGTGTTCCACGACTGCTCGTGGGACGGCACGGTGACGTTGCGGGAGGGCGGGGAGGGCGCGGGTTCGGGGCACGACCGGCCGGGGGCGTGCGAACTGCGGATGGACGGCGGTCCGTTGCGCTGCTGGGTGATCGTGGGGACGCCCGCGCGCGTGCTGCTCGGCTGGGCGGCGCTGACGGGTGCTCCGGCGTTGCCGCCGGCGTGGGCGCTGGGGCATCAGCACGCGGTGCGGGGTGCCGGGAGTGAGCAGGAGGTGCGGCGGGTCGTCTCGGGGTTCCAGGAGCACGGGCTGCCGCTGGACGCGGTGCATCTGGACGGCGGGTTCCTGGACGGGGGGCGGGCGTTCGGCGTCGACCTGGAGCGTTTTCCGAAGCTGGCGGTGCTGGCGGAGGAGGTGCGGCGGGACGGGGTCCGGCTGGTGTCGGCCGTCGAGCCCGCGGTGGCGGCCGAGCCGGGTGACGCGGTGTTCGACGGGGGGACGGCGCTGGAGGCGTTCGTCCGGGACTCCTCGGGGCGGCTCGTGCGGGGGGTCGCGCGGCCGGGTGAGTCGGTGTTCCCGGACTTCACGCACGCGCGGGTGCGCGCGTGGTGGGGCGGTCTGTACGCGGAGCGGCTCGGGCAGGGCTTCGCGGGGTTCTGGCACGCCATGGACGAGCCCACGACGTTCGCGGCGTTCGGGGAGACGACGTTGCCGCGTTCGGCTGCGCATTCCCTTGAGGGGCGGGGCGGGGACCATCGCGAGGCGCACAACGTGTACGGGCTGTGCATGGCGCGGGCCGCCTGGGAGGGGCTGCGGGAACTGGCGCCCGAGGAGCGGCCGTTCGTGCTCTCGCGTTCCGGGTGGGCGGGGTCGCAGCGGTACGGGGGTGCCTGGTGCGGTGATGTCGCGGCGGGCTGGCCGGGGTTGCGTGCGGTGTTGTCGATGGTGATGGGGCTGGGGCTGAGCGGGATTCCGTACGCGGGGACGGACGTGGGGGGTGCCGGCGGGCAGGTGTCGCCGGAACTGCTGGTGCGGTGGCTGCAGTTGGGCGCGTATCTGCCGTTGTTCCGTACGCACACGGGTGCGCGGGTGGGGCGGCGGGAGCTGTGGGAGTCGGGGGACGAGGTGCTGGAGCACGCGCGCGTGGCGCTCGTCGAGCGGCGGCGGCTGTCGCCGTACTTCATGACGGTGGCCCAGTTGGCGCGGCGGACGGGCGCGCCGTGGGTGCGGCCGCTGTGGTGGGGCGCGCCCGAGGACCGGGCGCTGCGGGAGTGCGAGGACGCTTTTCTGCTGGGTGACTGCCTGCTGGTGGCGCCGGTGCTCGAGCCGGGCGCCGACCGGCGGGCGGTGCGGCTGCCGCGGGGGCGCTGGTACGACACGGTCACGGAGAGGGTGTACGAGGGGCCTGGGCAGGTGCTGGTGGAGGCGCCGCTGTCCCGGGTGCCGGTGTTCGCGCGGGCGGGGGCCGTCGTCCCCGTGCGGGGGGACGACGGCGGGGTGGAGTTGGAGGTGTGGGCGCCCGCTCCCGGGCGTTCCGGTGGTGGGCTGCTGGTCACTGACACGGGTGACGGTGGGGACGAGCCGGAACCGGAGCGCTACGCCGTCCGTTGGACGGGTCGGCGGCTGGTGGTGGAGCGGGAGTGCGAGGGCGGCTTCGAGGAGCCTGCCCGGCCGGTGCGGGTGCGGGGGCTGGGCGGGGGCCCGGCTCAGTAG
- a CDS encoding Zn-ribbon domain-containing OB-fold protein — MARSRRPAVDEWFAGEGARFRLLGTRCAACAAVFFPREDTHCRNPACPGGELTEVPLSPRGRVWSYTDSRYRPPSPYVSDPELPWEPYALIAVELAAERIVVLGQAVPGVTVADLAVGMEVEVVAGVLYEDTGTTWLTWHWRPTEVAV; from the coding sequence TTGGCGCGATCACGCAGGCCCGCCGTCGACGAGTGGTTCGCCGGCGAGGGGGCCCGGTTCCGGTTGCTCGGTACCCGGTGCGCCGCCTGCGCGGCGGTGTTCTTCCCGCGTGAGGACACGCACTGCCGCAACCCCGCTTGCCCCGGTGGGGAGTTGACGGAGGTACCGCTCTCGCCTCGCGGGCGGGTCTGGTCGTACACGGACAGCAGGTACCGGCCGCCGTCACCGTATGTGAGCGATCCGGAACTTCCCTGGGAGCCCTACGCGTTGATCGCTGTGGAGCTGGCGGCCGAGCGGATCGTGGTGCTCGGCCAGGCGGTTCCCGGGGTCACCGTCGCCGACCTGGCGGTGGGCATGGAGGTGGAGGTGGTCGCGGGTGTGCTGTACGAGGACACCGGGACCACCTGGCTGACCTGGCACTGGAGGCCGACGGAGGTGGCGGTGTGA
- a CDS encoding acetoacetate--CoA ligase translates to MSTVNPQPLWQPDPERIAQAQVTTFQAWAAERHGAPADGGYPALHRWSVDELDTFWEAVTEWFDVRFSTPYARVLGDRSMPGAQWFPGATLNYAEHALRASAARADEPALLYVDETHEPRPVTWSTLRHQVGSLAAELRALGVRPGDRVSGYLPNIPQAVVALLATAAVGAVWTSCAPDFGARSVLDRFQQVEPVVLFTVDGYRYGGKEHDRRATVAELRRELPTLRAVVHIPLLGTEAPEGALDWAALTSADIEPVFEQVPFDHPLWVLYSSGTTGLPKAIVQSQGGILVEHLKQLGLHCDLGPEDRFFWYTSTGWMMWNFLVSGLLTGTTVVLYDGSPGHPDTGAQWRIAERTGATLYGTSAAYVMACRKAGVHPARDFDLSKVRCVATTGSPLPPDGFRWLHDEVSDDLWIASVSGGTDVCSCFAGAVPTLPVHIGELQAPGLGTDLQSWDPHGDPLIDEVGELVVTNPMPSMPIRFWNDPDGSRYHDSYFDVYPGVWRHGDWITVTSRGSVIIHGRSDSTLNRQGVRMGSADIYEAVERLPEIRESLVIGVEQPDGGYWMPLFVHLAPGATLDDALLTRIKHTIREQLSPRHVPDEVIEVPAIPHTLTGKRIEVPVKRLLQGTPLEKAVNAGSIDNVDLLHFYEDLARTRR, encoded by the coding sequence ATGTCGACCGTGAACCCCCAGCCGCTCTGGCAGCCAGACCCGGAGCGCATCGCCCAGGCACAGGTCACCACGTTCCAGGCATGGGCCGCCGAACGGCACGGCGCCCCGGCCGACGGCGGCTACCCGGCCCTGCACCGCTGGTCCGTCGACGAACTCGACACCTTCTGGGAAGCCGTCACCGAGTGGTTCGACGTCCGCTTCTCGACGCCCTACGCGCGCGTGCTCGGCGACCGCTCCATGCCAGGAGCCCAGTGGTTCCCCGGCGCCACCCTGAACTACGCCGAACACGCCCTGCGCGCCTCGGCGGCCCGCGCCGACGAACCCGCCCTCCTGTACGTCGACGAGACCCACGAACCCCGCCCGGTCACCTGGTCGACGCTGCGCCACCAGGTCGGCTCGCTGGCCGCCGAACTCCGCGCCCTCGGCGTACGCCCGGGTGACCGCGTCAGCGGCTACCTGCCGAACATCCCGCAGGCCGTCGTCGCCCTGCTCGCCACCGCCGCCGTCGGCGCCGTCTGGACCTCCTGCGCCCCCGACTTCGGCGCCCGCAGCGTCCTCGACCGCTTCCAGCAGGTCGAACCGGTCGTGCTGTTCACCGTCGACGGCTACCGCTACGGCGGCAAGGAACACGACCGCCGCGCGACCGTCGCCGAACTCCGCCGCGAACTGCCCACCCTGCGCGCCGTCGTCCACATCCCGCTCCTGGGCACCGAGGCCCCCGAAGGCGCCCTGGACTGGGCGGCCCTCACGAGCGCGGACATCGAACCCGTATTCGAGCAGGTGCCCTTCGACCACCCCCTCTGGGTGCTCTACTCCTCCGGCACCACCGGCCTGCCCAAGGCCATCGTCCAGTCCCAGGGCGGCATCCTCGTCGAGCACCTCAAACAGCTCGGCCTGCACTGCGACCTCGGCCCCGAGGACCGCTTCTTCTGGTACACCTCCACCGGCTGGATGATGTGGAACTTCCTCGTCTCCGGCCTCCTCACCGGCACCACCGTCGTCCTCTACGACGGCAGTCCAGGACACCCCGACACCGGCGCCCAGTGGCGGATCGCCGAACGCACCGGCGCCACCCTCTACGGCACCTCCGCCGCCTACGTCATGGCCTGCCGCAAGGCCGGCGTCCACCCGGCCCGCGACTTCGACCTGTCCAAGGTCCGCTGCGTCGCCACCACCGGCTCCCCGCTGCCCCCCGACGGCTTCCGCTGGCTGCACGACGAGGTCAGCGACGACCTCTGGATCGCCTCCGTCAGCGGCGGCACCGACGTCTGCTCCTGCTTCGCCGGAGCCGTACCGACGCTGCCCGTGCACATCGGCGAACTCCAGGCCCCGGGACTGGGCACCGACCTCCAGTCCTGGGACCCGCACGGCGACCCGCTGATCGACGAGGTCGGCGAACTGGTCGTCACCAACCCCATGCCGTCCATGCCGATCCGCTTCTGGAACGACCCCGACGGCAGCCGCTACCACGACAGCTACTTCGACGTGTACCCCGGCGTCTGGCGCCACGGCGACTGGATCACCGTCACCTCCCGCGGCTCGGTGATCATCCACGGCCGCTCCGACTCCACGCTCAACCGGCAGGGCGTGCGGATGGGCTCCGCGGACATCTACGAAGCCGTCGAACGCCTCCCGGAGATCAGGGAATCCCTCGTCATCGGCGTCGAACAGCCCGACGGCGGCTACTGGATGCCCCTCTTCGTGCACCTCGCCCCAGGAGCCACCCTCGACGACGCCCTCCTCACCCGCATCAAACACACCATCCGCGAACAGCTCTCACCGCGCCACGTCCCCGACGAGGTCATCGAGGTCCCCGCCATCCCGCACACCCTCACCGGCAAGCGCATCGAGGTCCCCGTCAAACGCCTGCTCCAGGGCACCCCCCTGGAGAAGGCCGTCAACGCGGGCTCCATCGACAACGTCGACCTGCTCCACTTCTACGAGGACCTCGCCCGCACACGCCGCTGA
- a CDS encoding PTS sugar transporter subunit IIA: protein MTTVTSPLSGRAIGLAAVPDPVFSGAMVGPGTAIDPVREPSEAVSPVDGVVVSLHPHAFVVVDDEGHGVLTHLGIDTVQLNGEGFELLVNKGDTVTRGQSVVRWNPAAVEEAGKSPICPVVALEATADSLGDVVENGDVKTGDSLFSWR from the coding sequence ATGACCACCGTGACGTCCCCCCTCTCCGGACGCGCCATCGGACTTGCTGCCGTGCCGGACCCGGTCTTCTCCGGGGCCATGGTGGGCCCGGGTACCGCCATCGACCCCGTACGTGAGCCGTCCGAGGCCGTCTCGCCCGTGGACGGGGTCGTCGTCTCCCTCCACCCGCACGCCTTCGTCGTCGTGGACGACGAGGGACACGGTGTGCTCACCCACCTCGGCATCGACACCGTGCAGCTCAACGGCGAGGGCTTCGAACTGCTCGTGAACAAGGGGGACACCGTCACGCGCGGCCAGAGCGTCGTCCGCTGGAACCCGGCCGCCGTGGAAGAGGCTGGCAAGTCGCCGATCTGCCCGGTCGTGGCGCTCGAGGCGACCGCGGACTCCCTCGGCGACGTCGTCGAGAACGGCGACGTGAAGACCGGGGACAGTCTCTTCTCCTGGCGGTGA
- the ptsP gene encoding phosphoenolpyruvate--protein phosphotransferase: METTLRGVGVSHGVAIGEVRHMGTAVLEPPAKQIPAEQAQQEQGRARQAVEAVAADLMARGATAGGEAQAVLEAQAMMAQDPELMADVDRRISDGSTAERGIYDAFASYRELLANAGEYLAGRVADLDDVRNRIVARLLGVPMPGLPDSDEPYVLVARDLAPADTALLDPALVLGFVTVEGGPTSHSAILARALGVPAVVALANAGELAEGTLVAVDGGSGEIFVDPSDEKKALLEAQAAERKAALAASTGPGATSDGHKVPLLANVGGPADVPAAVEAGAEGVGLFRTEFLFLDDSAKAPSEEKQVEAYRQVLEAFPEGRVVVRVLDAGADKPLDFLTPADEPNPALGVRGLRSLLDHPDVLRTQLTALAKAVEGLSVQLEVMAPMVADRADAKAFADACRAAGLRAKFGAMVEIPSAALRARSVLQEVEFLSLGTNDLAQYTFAADRQVGAVSRLQDPWQPALLDLVALSAEAARAEGKSCGVCGEAAADPLLACVLTGLGVTSLSMGAASIPYVRSALASYTLAQCERAAAAARATDSAEEARKAAEAVLSGA; the protein is encoded by the coding sequence ATGGAGACAACGCTGCGAGGCGTCGGCGTGAGCCACGGTGTGGCCATCGGCGAGGTTCGGCACATGGGAACGGCGGTCCTCGAACCGCCGGCCAAGCAGATCCCGGCGGAGCAGGCGCAGCAGGAGCAGGGCCGGGCCCGTCAGGCCGTGGAGGCCGTGGCCGCCGACCTCATGGCGCGCGGCGCCACGGCGGGCGGCGAGGCGCAGGCGGTGCTCGAGGCGCAGGCCATGATGGCCCAGGACCCCGAGCTGATGGCGGACGTCGACCGGCGTATCTCCGACGGGAGCACGGCCGAGCGCGGGATCTACGACGCGTTCGCCTCGTACCGGGAGCTGCTCGCCAACGCGGGCGAGTACCTGGCCGGGCGGGTCGCGGACCTGGACGACGTGCGGAATCGTATCGTCGCCCGGCTGCTCGGGGTTCCGATGCCGGGTCTCCCGGACAGCGACGAGCCGTACGTGCTCGTCGCGCGGGATCTCGCGCCCGCGGACACCGCGCTGCTCGACCCGGCCCTGGTGCTCGGCTTCGTCACCGTGGAGGGCGGGCCGACCAGTCACAGCGCGATCCTGGCGCGGGCGCTCGGGGTGCCGGCCGTGGTGGCGCTGGCGAACGCGGGTGAGCTGGCCGAGGGCACGCTGGTGGCGGTCGACGGCGGCAGCGGCGAGATCTTCGTGGACCCCAGCGACGAGAAGAAGGCGCTGCTTGAGGCCCAGGCGGCCGAGCGGAAGGCGGCGCTGGCCGCCTCCACCGGGCCGGGCGCGACCTCCGACGGGCACAAGGTGCCGCTGCTGGCGAACGTGGGCGGGCCCGCGGACGTGCCGGCCGCCGTCGAGGCCGGTGCCGAGGGCGTCGGTCTGTTCCGTACCGAGTTCCTCTTCCTTGACGACAGTGCGAAGGCGCCGTCGGAGGAGAAGCAGGTCGAGGCGTACCGCCAGGTCCTTGAGGCGTTCCCGGAGGGCCGGGTCGTCGTGCGGGTGCTGGACGCCGGGGCGGACAAGCCGCTCGACTTCCTGACCCCCGCCGACGAGCCCAACCCGGCGCTGGGTGTGCGGGGTCTGCGCTCGCTGCTCGACCACCCCGACGTGCTGCGTACCCAGCTGACCGCGCTGGCGAAGGCCGTCGAGGGGCTGTCGGTCCAGCTGGAGGTCATGGCGCCGATGGTGGCGGACCGTGCCGACGCCAAGGCGTTCGCGGACGCCTGCCGAGCGGCGGGGCTGCGGGCCAAGTTCGGTGCGATGGTGGAGATTCCGTCGGCCGCGCTGCGGGCGCGGTCGGTCCTTCAGGAGGTCGAGTTCCTGTCGCTGGGGACGAACGACCTCGCGCAGTACACGTTCGCCGCGGACCGTCAGGTGGGCGCGGTGTCCCGGCTCCAGGACCCGTGGCAGCCCGCGCTGCTCGACCTGGTCGCGCTGTCGGCCGAGGCGGCGCGGGCCGAGGGCAAGAGCTGTGGTGTCTGCGGTGAGGCGGCGGCCGATCCGCTGCTGGCGTGTGTGCTGACGGGTCTGGGTGTCACCTCCCTGTCGATGGGTGCGGCGTCGATTCCTTATGTGCGGTCGGCGTTGGCCTCGTACACGCTGGCCCAGTGCGAGCGGGCCGCCGCGGCGGCGCGGGCCACGGACAGTGCCGAGGAGGCGCGGAAGGCGGCCGAGGCGGTGCTGTCCGGCGCGTAG
- a CDS encoding CDP-alcohol phosphatidyltransferase family protein produces the protein MEVQETRVQTDRVLTIPNILSMARLLGVPLFLWLILRPEFGGPKSDGWALLVLALSGISDYLDGKLARRWNQISSLGRLLDPAADRLYILSTLLGLTWREILPIWLTALLLARELVLLVMVGILRRHGYPPPQVNFLGKAATFNLMYAFPLLLLSDGSSWISSLAAIFGWAFAGWGTTLYWWAGVLYVVQVRRLIRADAQAAG, from the coding sequence GTGGAGGTCCAGGAGACCCGCGTCCAGACGGACCGGGTCCTCACCATCCCCAACATCCTCAGCATGGCTCGGCTGCTCGGCGTGCCGCTGTTCCTGTGGCTGATTCTGAGGCCCGAGTTCGGGGGCCCCAAGAGCGACGGCTGGGCGCTGCTGGTACTCGCCCTCAGCGGGATCAGCGACTATCTGGACGGCAAGCTGGCACGACGCTGGAACCAGATCAGCAGCCTCGGCCGGCTCCTCGACCCCGCGGCCGACCGGCTCTACATTCTCTCCACCCTGCTCGGACTCACCTGGCGCGAGATCCTGCCGATTTGGTTGACGGCTCTACTGTTGGCGCGTGAGTTGGTTCTCCTGGTGATGGTGGGCATCCTCAGGCGCCACGGCTATCCGCCGCCCCAGGTGAACTTCCTCGGGAAGGCCGCCACCTTCAACCTCATGTACGCCTTCCCACTGCTCCTGCTCAGTGACGGAAGTAGCTGGATCTCGTCACTCGCTGCTATTTTCGGATGGGCGTTCGCAGGATGGGGTACAACTCTGTATTGGTGGGCAGGAGTGCTGTACGTAGTACAAGTCCGCCGACTGATCCGCGCGGACGCCCAGGCTGCCGGTTGA
- a CDS encoding M15 family metallopeptidase: MTRLSGAVRGLVTALATLLAVTTTPTTAQATTDPKAPDDFVALSTVDPTILQEIRYLTPHNFVGEPIDGYRQALCILTRPAAQALHRAQLRLRRQGYTLKVYDCYRPQRAVDHFVRWAEDLDDHAMKGEFYPHVDKSRLFEDGYIAEKSGHSRGSTMDLTIVGLPARPTRPYHPGEPLVPCYAPRAARFPDNSLDMGTGFDCFDPLAHTLDPRVQGRQRANRLLLKTTLEDLGFVNLAEEWWHYTFTPEPHPDTYFDFPVTRKSLTGKP; encoded by the coding sequence ATGACAAGACTCTCCGGTGCGGTACGCGGCCTCGTCACCGCGCTCGCCACCCTGCTGGCCGTGACCACCACCCCCACCACCGCACAGGCGACCACCGACCCCAAGGCGCCCGACGACTTCGTCGCCCTGAGCACCGTCGACCCGACGATCCTCCAGGAGATCCGCTACCTCACCCCCCACAACTTCGTGGGCGAACCGATCGACGGCTACCGCCAGGCCCTGTGCATCCTCACCCGCCCCGCCGCCCAGGCCCTCCACCGAGCCCAACTCCGCCTGCGGCGCCAGGGATACACCCTCAAGGTCTACGACTGCTACCGGCCGCAACGCGCCGTGGACCACTTCGTCCGCTGGGCCGAGGACCTCGACGACCACGCCATGAAGGGCGAGTTCTACCCCCACGTCGACAAGTCCCGCCTCTTCGAGGACGGTTACATCGCCGAGAAGTCCGGCCACAGCCGCGGCTCGACCATGGACCTCACGATCGTGGGACTCCCGGCCCGACCGACCAGGCCCTATCACCCCGGGGAACCTCTCGTCCCCTGCTACGCGCCCCGCGCCGCCCGCTTCCCCGACAACTCCCTCGACATGGGCACCGGCTTCGACTGCTTCGACCCCCTCGCCCACACCCTCGACCCGCGCGTCCAGGGCCGACAGCGCGCCAACCGGCTGCTCCTCAAGACCACCCTCGAAGACCTCGGCTTCGTGAACCTCGCCGAGGAGTGGTGGCACTACACCTTCACCCCCGAACCCCACCCCGACACCTACTTCGACTTCCCCGTGACCAGAAAGTCCCTCACCGGCAAGCCCTGA